One Etheostoma cragini isolate CJK2018 chromosome 6, CSU_Ecrag_1.0, whole genome shotgun sequence DNA window includes the following coding sequences:
- the LOC117945739 gene encoding tumor necrosis factor receptor superfamily member 6B-like isoform X1, with product MHIISMLLLPVLVLLSAVLRDVSAVPAFEHRDPITRKTFICDKCPPGTYMAAHCTATTPTVCANCSSQHYTELWNYLPKCLYCHNFCTGNQEVETECSETSNRVCRCKQGFFMTADFCMRHSECGPGHGVKTNGTSQMNTVCEKCSEGYFSTSSSALESCVKHQECVGGQIALLPGSINHDTMCGSCEDLANGGETLRTFLSRFFSVHRMRVPKMMNFVARYVHKSVEALPRHRGPLMDQIRAWLAQAPEEELKKLPQMLKASQLCSMQEKLENIFSNIKQQSPNCSLQFLDAQM from the exons ATGCACATCATCAGCATG CTTCTTTTACCGGTGCTGGTCCTGCTCTCTGCTGTCCTCCGCGATGTCTCGGCCGTTCCCGCCTTTGAGCACCGAGACCCCATCACCCGGAAAACCTTCATCTGTGACAAGTGTCCACCCGGCACGTACATGGCCGCGCACTGCACCGCCACCACGCCCACCGTGTGTGCAAACTGCAGCAGCCAGCACTACACCGAGTTGTGGAACTACCTTCCCAAGTGTCTGTACTGCCACAACTTCTGCACCGGGAACCAGGAGGTGGAGACGGAGTGCAGTGAGACCAGTAACAGGGTCTGTCGGTGCAAACAGGGCTTCTTCATGACCGCTGACTTCTGCATGAGACACTCGGAGTGCGGGCCCGGACACGGTGTTAAAACCAACG gtaCGTCACAGATGAACACTGTTTGTGAAAAGTGTTCCGAGGGCTACTTCTCCACCTCATCTTCTGCGCTGGAGTCGTGCGTAAAACACCAGGAATGCGTAGGCGGACAGATTGCGCTTCTTCCCGGCTCGATTAACCACGACACGATGTGTGGCTCCTGCGAGGATCTTGCAAATGGAG GTGAGACACTCAGGACATTCCTCTCAAGGTTCTTTAGTGTGCACAGGATGCGTGTGCCGAAAATGATGAATTTTGTTGCCAG GTACGTTCATAAGTCAGTAGAGGCTCTCCCCAGACACAGAGGACCTCTCATGGATCAAATCCGAGCGTGGCTTGCCCAGGCTCCAgaggaggagctgaagaagCTGCCACAGATGCTGAAGGCTTCACAGCTCTGCTCCATGCAAGAAAAACTAGAGAACATATTCAGTAACATAAAGCAGC
- the LOC117945739 gene encoding tumor necrosis factor receptor superfamily member 6B-like isoform X2, translated as MAAHCTATTPTVCANCSSQHYTELWNYLPKCLYCHNFCTGNQEVETECSETSNRVCRCKQGFFMTADFCMRHSECGPGHGVKTNGTSQMNTVCEKCSEGYFSTSSSALESCVKHQECVGGQIALLPGSINHDTMCGSCEDLANGGETLRTFLSRFFSVHRMRVPKMMNFVARYVHKSVEALPRHRGPLMDQIRAWLAQAPEEELKKLPQMLKASQLCSMQEKLENIFSNIKQQSPNCSLQFLDAQM; from the exons ATGGCCGCGCACTGCACCGCCACCACGCCCACCGTGTGTGCAAACTGCAGCAGCCAGCACTACACCGAGTTGTGGAACTACCTTCCCAAGTGTCTGTACTGCCACAACTTCTGCACCGGGAACCAGGAGGTGGAGACGGAGTGCAGTGAGACCAGTAACAGGGTCTGTCGGTGCAAACAGGGCTTCTTCATGACCGCTGACTTCTGCATGAGACACTCGGAGTGCGGGCCCGGACACGGTGTTAAAACCAACG gtaCGTCACAGATGAACACTGTTTGTGAAAAGTGTTCCGAGGGCTACTTCTCCACCTCATCTTCTGCGCTGGAGTCGTGCGTAAAACACCAGGAATGCGTAGGCGGACAGATTGCGCTTCTTCCCGGCTCGATTAACCACGACACGATGTGTGGCTCCTGCGAGGATCTTGCAAATGGAG GTGAGACACTCAGGACATTCCTCTCAAGGTTCTTTAGTGTGCACAGGATGCGTGTGCCGAAAATGATGAATTTTGTTGCCAG GTACGTTCATAAGTCAGTAGAGGCTCTCCCCAGACACAGAGGACCTCTCATGGATCAAATCCGAGCGTGGCTTGCCCAGGCTCCAgaggaggagctgaagaagCTGCCACAGATGCTGAAGGCTTCACAGCTCTGCTCCATGCAAGAAAAACTAGAGAACATATTCAGTAACATAAAGCAGC